Proteins found in one Mytilus edulis chromosome 2, xbMytEdul2.2, whole genome shotgun sequence genomic segment:
- the LOC139510236 gene encoding N(G),N(G)-dimethylarginine dimethylaminohydrolase 1-like isoform X2, translating to MSNRYECNAFEYNFAILVRIPDSFQNSARKFDPEAEVDMEKARKEHKDLVETLKKCDVRTIELDGTEEYPECPFVDDCVVAIGNTALITRPGSKTRQGEVSEIRRYLQSQMKMTIVEIRDPDAIVEGGDVLFTGKEIFVGIGTGRRTNEKGAQAVVDAFPEYNVTPINVPGSRRLKSMLSMAGWDIIAVGSSEEALLTFKQMKSLAQYKYRILRLDSDDAANMLYVNGRLIHRSRDEIGEKSYSAIQDNLDHNGLHHEVTCQELTKSGGNLIRSVLLVLGNTLYRKIISTLP from the exons ATGTCTAACAGATATGAATGTAACGCGTTTGAATACAATTTTGCCATTTTGGTAAGAATTCCTGACAGTTTTCAGAATAGTGCAAGAAAATTTGATCCCGAGGCAGAGGTTGACATGGAAAAAGCGCGTAAAGAGCACAAAGATCTTGTGGAGACTCTAAAAAAATGTGATGTGAGAACAATTGAGCTTGATGGGACAGAAGAATACCCAGAATGTCCGTTTGTTGACGACTGTGTTGTAGCTATTGGTAATACGGCCCTTATAACAAGACCTGGAAGTAAAACTAGACAAGGAGAG GTTAGTGAAATCAGACGATATTTACAGAGTCAGATGAAAATGACCATTGTAGAGATTAGAGATCCTGATGCGATTGTGGAAGGAGGAGATGTATTATTTACAG GAAAAGAGATATTTGTTGGTATTGGAACTGGTAGAAGGACCAATGAAAAAGGTGCTCAGGCTGTAGTTGATGCCTTCCCAGAATACAATGTGACACCCATAAATGTACCAGGATCTAGAAGACTGAAATCTATGCTCAGCATGGCAGGATGGGATATAATTGCTGTTGGAAGTAGTGAAGAAGCTCTTTTAACATTTAAg CAAATGAAGAGTCTTGCACAGTACAAGTATCGTATATTGAGACTGGACAGTGATGATGCAGCTAATATGCTGTATGTAAATGGTAGACTTATACACAGAAGCAGAGATGAAATCGGTGAAAAAAGTTATAgt GCTATACAAGATAATTTAGACCACAATGGTCTGCATCACGAAGTTACATGTCAGGAACTTACAAAATCAGGTGGAAATCTCATCCGCAGTGTCTTGTTGGTACTTGGCAATACCCTTTATCGAAAAATTATTTCCACCTTACCTTGA
- the LOC139510236 gene encoding N(G),N(G)-dimethylarginine dimethylaminohydrolase 1-like isoform X1, whose amino-acid sequence MSNRYECNAFEYNFAILVRIPDSFQNSARKFDPEAEVDMEKARKEHKDLVETLKKCDVRTIELDGTEEYPECPFVDDCVVAIGNTALITRPGSKTRQGEVSEIRRYLQSQMKMTIVEIRDPDAIVEGGDVLFTGKEIFVGIGTGRRTNEKGAQAVVDAFPEYNVTPINVPGSRRLKSMLSMAGWDIIAVGSSEEALLTFKQMKSLAQYKYRILRLDSDDAANMLYVNGRLIHRSRDEIGEKSYSILDEKITYAKHKVGFWEISKTGGYLSSAVLLINRNKKPNSIVSNITREDTTNYSEWRAL is encoded by the exons ATGTCTAACAGATATGAATGTAACGCGTTTGAATACAATTTTGCCATTTTGGTAAGAATTCCTGACAGTTTTCAGAATAGTGCAAGAAAATTTGATCCCGAGGCAGAGGTTGACATGGAAAAAGCGCGTAAAGAGCACAAAGATCTTGTGGAGACTCTAAAAAAATGTGATGTGAGAACAATTGAGCTTGATGGGACAGAAGAATACCCAGAATGTCCGTTTGTTGACGACTGTGTTGTAGCTATTGGTAATACGGCCCTTATAACAAGACCTGGAAGTAAAACTAGACAAGGAGAG GTTAGTGAAATCAGACGATATTTACAGAGTCAGATGAAAATGACCATTGTAGAGATTAGAGATCCTGATGCGATTGTGGAAGGAGGAGATGTATTATTTACAG GAAAAGAGATATTTGTTGGTATTGGAACTGGTAGAAGGACCAATGAAAAAGGTGCTCAGGCTGTAGTTGATGCCTTCCCAGAATACAATGTGACACCCATAAATGTACCAGGATCTAGAAGACTGAAATCTATGCTCAGCATGGCAGGATGGGATATAATTGCTGTTGGAAGTAGTGAAGAAGCTCTTTTAACATTTAAg CAAATGAAGAGTCTTGCACAGTACAAGTATCGTATATTGAGACTGGACAGTGATGATGCAGCTAATATGCTGTATGTAAATGGTAGACTTATACACAGAAGCAGAGATGAAATCGGTGAAAAAAGTTATAgt atactgGATGAAAAAATTACTTATGCCAAACACAAGGTTGGATTTTGGGAGATCAGCAAGACTGGCGGCTATCTTTCTAGTGCTGTACTACTaataaacagaaacaaaaagCCTAACTCTATTGTATCTAACATTACCAGAGAAGATACAACTAATTATTCGGAATGGAGGGCTTTGTAA